GTGCAGGAATATTTTGATTTTAAAAAGGTTGAAACCGATCATATTGCGGTTCGTACCTCTTCTTATTATGGTATCGGCACCGACAAGCAGAGTAAGAACATCAAGGTTCATGGGCTGCATTATATCGTCGAAAATGCCAATGCCGATGATGGTCTCTTGATTGTCGATGATGTGTTCGATTCAGGCCGCAGTGTTCAAGCTCTAAAAGATAAACTCAGTGAGCTGATGCGTCTGAATATGCCAAAAGATGTGCGTATAGCCTGTCCTTACTATAAGCCTAAGAACACTTCGGTGCCGTTAAAGCCTGATTACTTCATTCATGAGTCGGAAGAATGGTTAGTCTTTCCCCATGAAGTATCTGGATTATCTCCTGAGGAGATCCTCCAAGGTAAAGGCGATCTGGCTAATATTAAAGAGCTGTTCGTTTAAGAGACGCCAGGCTTCAGCTTAAAATATGAAACCAGTGCATATTAATATGCACTGGTTTTTTTATTGGGGGATCGAGCTGTCTTGGAAGCTATTCAAGCATCTGTGCTAGCTAGAGCTTATCTATCTGTTCACCGAGTTGATATGACTTATCAGTGACTATGGTCTCTAGGGTAGCTACACGCTCTTGTAGTCTGACGAGTTCAGATTTAAGCACATCGACTTCGCTGGTATCGACACCGGCTTTTCTCAGGTTATATTCCTTAAATGCCTTCACTCCGAACACGGCGACGATGGCTACTGTGATGACTTCAAATAGTCCCATATTTCAAATTCCTTCTATGCTTTCTTTGCAACTCTGCTCGAGCTGATTCTAATTGTTGGTGTTGATTGATTGCTCATCATGATATAAGCATTGTAAAAGCAATCTTTATGCCATGAATAAACATCCTATCTTATCAAATGCTTAATGTATTTTCATGGGAGTAAAGTATCAAGTGTTAGTGCTTCTTACTAAACATTAATCATATAAACCAAGCTAGTCTTGACCAAGTTTACTCGCTTACTCGCTAGCGTAGCAGATGCTCCTTAATGGCGACACATCTCAACTCGCTCTGGTGTGTTTGTAATAAGGCCTTTTGCGTCGTGGCCGAGAGTCCAGCCTGTTTATCTATGGTGCTTTTGAGCAGGGCTAGCCCCCTGTGATCACAGCGAGTAGGGAGTAAATATTGGCCATACAATTTCATGAATCGATCACTTTTACTCGCATCTAGCTGAGCCAGTGATTCGAGTCTCTGCTCTGAACTGGCTGAGTTCAATATTTTCTGCTCTCTTGGATACAGGTGAGCCATGGCGATACTGAGTGTCGAAAACGGCATATTGGTGTCATGTTGAATATGAGTTAGCCAATAGCGTTTAATACCAGCCTCTGGCCTAGATACCTGGGCCGCGATGGCGGCATCTCGGCCTCGCGGGCTTTGGTCTCTATTTAGCTCTTTGTTTATGAGAGAGCGGCTGCCTAGATAGTCATAACGATTGAGTTGAGTGACTATTTTCCAGCGCATCTCTTGGTCTATCTTCAGCCCCTTGATGCTGGAGCTGCCAGCCAACAGTTTAGCTAGGTGGGTTAAGGAATCCGGGGTGTGTGAAAACTGAATATAAGCATCAAACCAGAGGTGTTGAATATTGGGATTTTCATCGTTAACCATGGCCTTTCTCAGGCTCATCTGCTCTAAACCTTTCAGCGCCATATGAATGTAACTGCTGTGATTTTTCAGTATCAGCTCAAGGTCGGTTTTACTCTGATTAAGATTGGTTAGCACCTGCTTAAGAATGACAGGCTCTTTCTCTTTGGGGAGATTAATGAAGACCACGTCTAGGTATTTATTTAATGCTAGCTCCCCATCGGATACGCTCTCCCACAGGCTCTGCCATAACATGGAGCGGAGCTGAGGTTCTGTGACCATATTGAGGTGCTGTTTCACCGTCTTGAGTGAACGCTTATCTAGGCTCACTTTCACGTAGCCAGAATCGAGATAGTTAGGATAGACGAGATCCGGGCAGCGAGTACCGTTCAATTGCCTGACTCGTGTCCTCTCGCCCTTGTACACTAGGCTAATTGAGCGGACCCTATGAAGCTCGTTCCTGCCCTTAGTAAATAGTGCCAGTGTTATCTTCTGTTCTCTGAGCCTAGGGTGTTGCTTGCTGGCTGAAGATTGTAGAAGGGAAAACTCACTTACGCGGTTATTTTTACAGGTGAACTCAGCCTTTATGGTATTAACACCGGGAGTGGTAAACCAATCTTGCTGCCATTGAGTCAGGTCGTGTTTGTTATCTAGACTTAGGCTAGCAAAAAAGTCTGCAGCACTGACGTTTTTATTGGCAAATTTTGTCAGATAGTGTTGCAGGCCGAGTCTGAAATCTGGCTCAGCAATCAGCTGCTCGAGGCCCTGTAAAATAGCCTCACTCTTATGGACTCCGGCCGAAGGCAGTATTGAGGTATCACTGTGGTAGGTAAATAGCAGATCATCCACATAAGCCTTGGCCTTTATAGGGTCATAGAAGTGTTTCGAGTCTAGACTCTTATACCCTAGATGAGCCAAGGTCTTCTTGGTTATCAAAGAGCGCAAACTCATATTAAGCCTGCTTTCGTCCCAGATGTTCATGGTAACCAGGGCGCCAAACCATTGGGCGGTAAGGTTTGTCATGGTGGTTTTTATGATGGTTTTTTGTCGCTGTTGCAAGGGGGCTAAATGGTGAGTCATATTCTCACTTATGCTAGCTACCGCTGCGCTGGCTATGGCGTCATCATTGGCCATCATAGGGCTGAGAACCATATCGAATTTGCTGAACGGATAGGGAGTGATTAAATACTCTTCCATGAAGCGGATCCCCTTATCCATATCTTTAAACCAGATCTGTGGCGATATATCGTCTGCGATAGCTTGCCTAGAAAATAACCTAATCGGGTACTTTGACTTAGCTGTATCGTCTTTCCAGACCCGGTAGGGGCCGGCGTGTAGGGAAAACATATGCGGGCTTAATTTAGGGCTGCTGGGGAATTGCCACAGGTTTGACTCCAATGAGTCGATGACCTTCTGCTCCTTGACTGAGCTAATGACCAGCCAGGTTTTAGGCACTGTGACATTCAGGCTATAGCTGGCCTTAAGATCGGCTTGACTGAATAAGGGAAACATCATGCTGGCATGATCGGCGCAGAAGTTGGATTCAAGATAGACCTTGCCATCTTTCGGGTCCATGAAGCGGACTAAGCCCATGCCCTGTGTTCCATAAGCCTGTGAGTAATTGATATCCACAGTGTTACTGCCCGATACTAAGGTACTCGGGCTTAAGATAACCGCCTTGCCGTTATATCTTGGGTATATTTTGTGCCCATTAATCACAAAAGATTTTATGTTGGCCCTGAGTAGATCTAAGCTGAGTGGGGTACTGGTATCTGAGAGTTTAAATGTAATGCGTGTAGTACCATTGAAGTGCTCTGACTGAGTTAAATCTAAGCTTAGCTGATAACTGATTTCTGAGATGCGAGCGCTGCGAGACTTAGCTAAGGCTAGCTTATCGGCAGAAGATGAATCTAATGAATTGCCATCGCCTACATTGGACTGGCTGGTGCTGTTACATGAGATAAGCAGCAGTGAGGTAAGGCAAAGCAGACAGGCACGCAGTAAATTCACAGCTTGGTTTCCGGCAGAAGAGGTATGAGCGGCAACACTAACCGATTTTGTGGCCGAGTGCGATAAGAAGCCAGCTTGTATTAGGTTTTATGCTATCTAGGCATAGGGTTCATAAAAAATGCCAGTCATCTAGACTGGCATTGTTATTATTTAGCTTAGCTCGCGCTACATTCCTAGGAATGACTTAGACTTGCGCTTGCGGATCTCTTTCTCATCAGACCATTCGATCAGGCCTGTTTCTAGGTCCATTAGACGCATGGTCATCTTGTAGTAGACATCTTTGGTGCTGCCATCTTGCTTGACAATACTAGACAGGTTGCCGTACAGCATGTACTGGGCACCGATCTGACGACCGAAGTTGATGGCGGTAGATGGGTCAACCATACCGGCATTGTTCTGGTAGTCCAGTTGCTTGCGCACTGCGTCGACTTTTGTCATATCGATAAAGCGGAACTTACCCGAGCGCAGTAACTTGTTGCTGATTGAGTCGGTTACTGATTCTGTATCTATATGCTCAGAGGTCTTGTTCTTGATCTTGTCGACGAACATGATAGGACGGTCGTTAACTGTCATTGCCACAATGGGTGGGAAAGTCAGCATGCTGTCGACCATTTTAGCCGCGATGGCTTGAAGGTCTGTAGAACCGAAGTTTGCGTTAACTGTTTCCACCTCAGTGGCGTCACCGTATTCAACTCTTGATTGGCAACCAGCCAGTCCGACAGCGACTGCTAGCATAAAAATGACTTTAAATTTTTTCATAGTGGCTTCCATTAAGTGTGTATTAGATGATTATTGAATAAAAACGTGTGTGCTTACCTGTGTCTATTACCCAGACTAAGGTGGTTCTACCGCTCTGTACCTCTATCTCTTGGCTCGATGAATTATCTAGCTTGAGTGAGTAATTACCATTTTTAAGGTAAGTTCTGGCAATTTGTGCCTGCTTAGGCAAGGTGAGCCAGCTGCGGCGGTCGGCTTGCTCGGTGACGACGTTAATTATCTGGATAGCGATAGAAGCCAGATCTGTCTCATTACTTCTCCTCTTCGAGCCACTCTCGACCCTTCTGGCTATCTCAGATTTAGCATAGACTCTGGCTGCTTGTCTCACTAACGCGGCCGGGAGATCTTCCTTTAGTGCCGTGATCGCCAGTGCGTCTATGTTGGCGATAGGCGCAGCGGTTAAGGTTTTGCCGAGGCCATGTATCTTACCATTTGAAACTGCACGAGAATTTGAAGTATAGGTGGCTAATGAGGCGGTCTGCCAGTTTCCATGAATAGTGAAGGGAACCGTTATACTTTGTTTTTCAGGGACAAAGCCACGTTCGAGTAGGACTATGACTTGTCCTTCTCCCTTCTTTTTCTGCTTGGCTTTTCCCCAACGACGTTCAAAATCCTGCTGCTGAGGCATGGAGAGCTGGGTAGCCAGACGGACAAGATCTTGCTGCAGATAGGGATTATTAGGCGTAATTTGTGCGGCCTTACGATAATCGATATAGGCATCGTTGGGCTCGCCTAAAATTTCATGTAACAGGCCTGTGGTGTAGTAGCTGTAGGCATTTAAGAAGGAACTAGTGACAGTACCAGCCGCCTTGCCTAGCTTATTTATTTCAGCATCTATGGTGCCGTTAGCCATGGCTTGAACGGACTTCTTAGATTTTTGATATTTGGCTTGTTCTGAACTTTGCAGCTGGTTACTGCGTCTGACTTCTATTAAGGCTCCCTCTCGATCGCCACTGAAAAGGTAGTTTAGCGCCTGATATTGATGCAACATCACTCGCTCATAGCCCGGCCCGCGATAGGGGATCACGTTGTCGTTAATAAATAGACTGCTGGTGGTGGCACCTATATCTGTAACACTCACAGTGGCCTTGTCATCAAACTTCAGATAGGCTGCAACCGCTTGCTGGTAGTAATTTTTACTCGCCGCGAAATCACCGCTTATTTGAGCGACTCGTCCTGCCTCCTGGGCATAGAGCAGACCATCGGCACCGGATATATTCGATGCCACATCTTGGACCCCTTTCATGGGTTCATTGCTATTGAGTTGGGCCTTTACCTGGGCTATTTGCGATGGGTAGTTGACGAAGATGCTGTTAAATGCACAACCCGATAAGCTTAACGTGAGTAAGGGAATTAATAGCCAATGTTTCATAGTGCCGCCTCACTTGGGCAATATATCGCTTGCATAGCGCTCCTTTTGGGCATCTCGGTCCTTCAAATTTATGTTATTTATCGATTCGCGTAGGGATATATTTGCCCTGGGTTCTCATACTAGAGAGCTAGTGGTATCAATAGTGAGGTGGGGCCTCATCTAACTGACTCACCATATTGCCCGGCTCAGCCGTTTGTTGCTTACTCAACAATTGTCGTATTGCTTGCTGTTGGTCCGACAATAGGTCATTTAATTTGATCACTTGCTGATTGAGATCTTCTAGGGTTTCATCCTGAAATGCCAGTTTCATCTCAAGATCTTCGACTCTCTTTTCTAATTGTTCCATTTTTACCTCTAATGGACAGGTATTGGCCAAGTTTCGACTAAGCCATTGCTGCTGATGGTACGGATCTGGTTTGAATCCAAGTTAGCGACAGAGTATACAACGGCGCCCTTGGTTTGGGCATGTTTGGTACGCTGAACTTGCCAATTAGCCAAGGATTGACCTGTTTTGATATCCCAGACTCGGACTTCTCTCGCCGGGGTGCCTGTTAGAAGCAATGTATCACGGTTTGAAAAGCGCACCGCCGAAAAGTTCATTTTTCTACGAGTGATATTTAATTGGCTGACTAATTCGCCAGTGGTATTGTCCATAATCTTGGCTATTTTTGTGCTATCACCAATAAATGACAGACTCCCTGAGCCATTTAAGTCCACCTTTATGACTCGGTTATCGAACTGCCAACGATGAATTGGCTGGCCTGTAGTGGAGTGCCACAGTATGGCCTGCATATCGTTTGAGCCTGTAAGGGCGAGTTTTCCATCGGCAGAAAGGGCTACGCTGTTAACTTTTTCTGAATGGCCAA
This portion of the Shewanella violacea DSS12 genome encodes:
- a CDS encoding phosphoribosyltransferase, which produces MSDKHFITAQELLEDSFRLAAQVYESGFRPQFIVGIWRGGAPIGIAVQEYFDFKKVETDHIAVRTSSYYGIGTDKQSKNIKVHGLHYIVENANADDGLLIVDDVFDSGRSVQALKDKLSELMRLNMPKDVRIACPYYKPKNTSVPLKPDYFIHESEEWLVFPHEVSGLSPEEILQGKGDLANIKELFV
- a CDS encoding ERAP1-like C-terminal domain-containing protein, whose amino-acid sequence is MNLLRACLLCLTSLLLISCNSTSQSNVGDGNSLDSSSADKLALAKSRSARISEISYQLSLDLTQSEHFNGTTRITFKLSDTSTPLSLDLLRANIKSFVINGHKIYPRYNGKAVILSPSTLVSGSNTVDINYSQAYGTQGMGLVRFMDPKDGKVYLESNFCADHASMMFPLFSQADLKASYSLNVTVPKTWLVISSVKEQKVIDSLESNLWQFPSSPKLSPHMFSLHAGPYRVWKDDTAKSKYPIRLFSRQAIADDISPQIWFKDMDKGIRFMEEYLITPYPFSKFDMVLSPMMANDDAIASAAVASISENMTHHLAPLQQRQKTIIKTTMTNLTAQWFGALVTMNIWDESRLNMSLRSLITKKTLAHLGYKSLDSKHFYDPIKAKAYVDDLLFTYHSDTSILPSAGVHKSEAILQGLEQLIAEPDFRLGLQHYLTKFANKNVSAADFFASLSLDNKHDLTQWQQDWFTTPGVNTIKAEFTCKNNRVSEFSLLQSSASKQHPRLREQKITLALFTKGRNELHRVRSISLVYKGERTRVRQLNGTRCPDLVYPNYLDSGYVKVSLDKRSLKTVKQHLNMVTEPQLRSMLWQSLWESVSDGELALNKYLDVVFINLPKEKEPVILKQVLTNLNQSKTDLELILKNHSSYIHMALKGLEQMSLRKAMVNDENPNIQHLWFDAYIQFSHTPDSLTHLAKLLAGSSSIKGLKIDQEMRWKIVTQLNRYDYLGSRSLINKELNRDQSPRGRDAAIAAQVSRPEAGIKRYWLTHIQHDTNMPFSTLSIAMAHLYPREQKILNSASSEQRLESLAQLDASKSDRFMKLYGQYLLPTRCDHRGLALLKSTIDKQAGLSATTQKALLQTHQSELRCVAIKEHLLR
- the lpoB gene encoding penicillin-binding protein activator LpoB; amino-acid sequence: MKKFKVIFMLAVAVGLAGCQSRVEYGDATEVETVNANFGSTDLQAIAAKMVDSMLTFPPIVAMTVNDRPIMFVDKIKNKTSEHIDTESVTDSISNKLLRSGKFRFIDMTKVDAVRKQLDYQNNAGMVDPSTAINFGRQIGAQYMLYGNLSSIVKQDGSTKDVYYKMTMRLMDLETGLIEWSDEKEIRKRKSKSFLGM
- a CDS encoding COG3014 family protein — encoded protein: MKHWLLIPLLTLSLSGCAFNSIFVNYPSQIAQVKAQLNSNEPMKGVQDVASNISGADGLLYAQEAGRVAQISGDFAASKNYYQQAVAAYLKFDDKATVSVTDIGATTSSLFINDNVIPYRGPGYERVMLHQYQALNYLFSGDREGALIEVRRSNQLQSSEQAKYQKSKKSVQAMANGTIDAEINKLGKAAGTVTSSFLNAYSYYTTGLLHEILGEPNDAYIDYRKAAQITPNNPYLQQDLVRLATQLSMPQQQDFERRWGKAKQKKKGEGQVIVLLERGFVPEKQSITVPFTIHGNWQTASLATYTSNSRAVSNGKIHGLGKTLTAAPIANIDALAITALKEDLPAALVRQAARVYAKSEIARRVESGSKRRSNETDLASIAIQIINVVTEQADRRSWLTLPKQAQIARTYLKNGNYSLKLDNSSSQEIEVQSGRTTLVWVIDTGKHTRFYSIII
- a CDS encoding SlyX family protein — protein: MEQLEKRVEDLEMKLAFQDETLEDLNQQVIKLNDLLSDQQQAIRQLLSKQQTAEPGNMVSQLDEAPPHY
- a CDS encoding WD40 repeat domain-containing protein, yielding MKSFFSVILCTLAIAACQPTAIDTQALITEPSYDASLSLNGQFVIVSTANSAIQVWDLETRQQKYTWIHSESNNDAFDVAISPNQDFAASLSRDSVALWSMLNGSSLGWWSLPSTGQSVAVSNSGSLLIGLTDGSVMSLMPSASTKTPSLIKFLGHSEKVNSVALSADGKLALTGSNDMQAILWHSTTGQPIHRWQFDNRVIKVDLNGSGSLSFIGDSTKIAKIMDNTTGELVSQLNITRRKMNFSAVRFSNRDTLLLTGTPAREVRVWDIKTGQSLANWQVQRTKHAQTKGAVVYSVANLDSNQIRTISSNGLVETWPIPVH